The proteins below are encoded in one region of Candidatus Brocadiaceae bacterium:
- a CDS encoding outer membrane lipoprotein carrier protein LolA: MVHKQLLTSVILFIGIFFFGNKGLFSEEVYSWKDLDSVLEKIESANAEFKTLKADIVYTRTITLLEFTEISEGKIRYKKPKKLYVKFGPPRNEINIVDGKYVWVYHPAEKQVEKYEMEKNTQASHGVGFFEFGYGESVQAAKKNYTITLLDTKQVDKKRFYILALLPINKTSQYSDIRLWIEEGVWLPTRIELYESGGEVVNSIEFKNITLNRGVSDKHFAFNPPRGVEVIEPLR; this comes from the coding sequence ATGGTGCATAAGCAGCTATTGACTTCAGTAATACTCTTTATTGGTATTTTTTTCTTTGGAAATAAAGGACTGTTTTCTGAAGAGGTTTACAGTTGGAAAGACCTTGACAGCGTCCTTGAAAAAATAGAAAGTGCCAATGCGGAATTTAAAACCTTAAAGGCTGATATTGTTTATACGAGAACAATCACTCTCCTTGAGTTTACAGAAATTTCAGAAGGCAAAATACGTTACAAAAAACCGAAAAAACTCTATGTGAAATTTGGTCCTCCACGCAACGAGATAAATATTGTGGACGGGAAATATGTTTGGGTTTACCATCCGGCGGAAAAACAGGTTGAAAAATATGAAATGGAAAAGAATACGCAGGCATCGCACGGTGTTGGGTTCTTTGAATTTGGTTATGGGGAATCTGTGCAGGCAGCAAAAAAAAACTATACCATTACCCTGCTGGATACAAAACAGGTAGATAAAAAGCGATTTTATATATTGGCGTTATTACCGATAAATAAAACTTCTCAATATTCAGATATTCGTTTGTGGATAGAGGAGGGTGTGTGGCTGCCAACAAGAATTGAACTGTATGAAAGTGGTGGAGAGGTTGTGAATAGTATCGAGTTTAAGAATATTACGTTAAACAGAGGCGTTTCCGACAAGCATTTTGCATTTAATCCTCCGAGGGGCGTCGAGGTAATCGAACCGTTGAGATAG
- a CDS encoding molecular chaperone TorD family protein, producing the protein MVVEGVDFQKAGSIGDVEKLLVRSSLYQVQSACYLYPEGEKLSLLKSEGFLDLIQNPEKIESCYGNSADVSELLRCLKNLHEEYVKIDVDALQSIYNRIVGHTMSKDCPFYEGQYTPAHVHQQVQELADIQAFYRAFGLDISDEEKERSDHISVELEFMQFLLYKQAYAMENHGKEEAKVCLDSLKKFLKEHPGKWIPLLAILLGRKAGRGFYFAVSELTKVFMKLELTLLGVKTEMLKESDINQDAVAGAPEECLSCAGIDDMGPE; encoded by the coding sequence ATGGTTGTTGAAGGTGTTGATTTTCAAAAAGCTGGGAGTATTGGTGATGTGGAGAAATTGCTGGTACGTAGCAGTCTCTACCAGGTGCAATCTGCCTGCTATCTCTATCCTGAAGGAGAAAAGCTGTCCTTGCTGAAAAGCGAAGGTTTTTTAGATTTGATACAAAATCCTGAAAAGATAGAATCATGCTACGGCAATTCAGCTGATGTGTCGGAATTGCTGAGGTGTTTGAAGAATTTGCATGAAGAATACGTCAAGATAGACGTAGATGCATTGCAAAGCATATATAACCGTATCGTTGGACATACCATGTCGAAGGACTGCCCTTTTTACGAAGGGCAATATACACCGGCGCATGTGCATCAACAAGTTCAGGAGCTGGCTGATATTCAGGCCTTTTACCGGGCTTTCGGTCTTGATATTTCTGATGAAGAAAAAGAGCGGAGCGATCACATTAGTGTAGAACTTGAATTTATGCAGTTCCTCCTTTATAAGCAGGCATATGCCATGGAGAACCATGGTAAAGAAGAGGCGAAAGTTTGTCTGGATTCTCTGAAGAAATTTTTGAAGGAACATCCCGGAAAGTGGATACCATTGTTAGCTATTCTCCTTGGGAGAAAAGCGGGTAGAGGTTTTTACTTTGCCGTATCTGAACTGACAAAGGTATTTATGAAACTCGAATTGACATTGTTGGGTGTGAAGACGGAGATGTTAAAGGAGTCTGACATTAATCAAGACGCGGTTGCCGGCGCGCCGGAAGAATGTTTATCCTGTGCTGGTATTGATGATATGGGGCCAGAGTAA
- a CDS encoding carboxypeptidase regulatory-like domain-containing protein translates to MKKYVLYGILALSFVAFSQNVLKVANAQEAAETLSAEEAAAAQKKLEEAQQKLKNAVKNVPPVENAGSITGVVTCKRQRTNANAIVFIEKVGDNNFDPPTEHAVVDQLNLTYVPRVVALQKGTVVDFPNSDAVRHNVFSPPTAAFQFNLGTYPSGVVKEVPFDVVGETPLLCNVHAEMAGYVVSFANPYFAVTDKDGKYTIEGVPAGKYTLKTWHEKLKEAEQEITVEAGKAATANFSLARRR, encoded by the coding sequence ATGAAAAAATATGTATTGTATGGGATACTTGCTTTATCATTTGTCGCATTTTCACAAAACGTATTGAAAGTAGCAAATGCGCAGGAGGCAGCAGAGACGTTGAGTGCCGAAGAGGCCGCTGCCGCGCAAAAAAAGCTTGAAGAGGCGCAGCAAAAACTGAAAAATGCAGTTAAAAATGTACCACCTGTTGAAAATGCTGGTTCTATCACCGGTGTGGTGACCTGCAAAAGACAGAGGACAAATGCAAATGCAATTGTCTTTATTGAAAAGGTGGGAGATAATAATTTTGATCCTCCAACGGAACATGCCGTCGTTGATCAGCTAAACTTGACCTATGTGCCTCGTGTCGTTGCGTTGCAGAAAGGCACCGTGGTAGACTTTCCAAATAGTGATGCCGTCCGGCACAACGTGTTTTCTCCGCCAACTGCGGCATTTCAATTTAATCTGGGAACGTATCCGTCGGGCGTTGTGAAAGAAGTGCCGTTTGATGTTGTTGGTGAAACCCCACTCCTTTGCAACGTTCATGCGGAAATGGCCGGGTATGTGGTTTCTTTTGCGAATCCATACTTTGCGGTTACGGACAAAGATGGCAAGTATACTATTGAGGGAGTTCCTGCCGGTAAATATACGCTAAAAACCTGGCATGAGAAGCTAAAAGAAGCAGAGCAGGAAATTACCGTGGAAGCTGGGAAGGCCGCTACGGCAAATTTTAGCCTGGCAAGAAGAAGATAA
- a CDS encoding HAD family hydrolase, which yields MLRGIIFDMDGTLTKPKVNFAAIEQEIGAQVGFVIDYAERSSPEERARAMEILERYEAQAALDSELNEGVLEMLECLSKRRLKQALLTRNSRKSVETVLNKHNLHFDFIVSRDDSKPKPAPDPILLLSKKMDIHTDYLLMVGDYKYDIMCGKAAGTKTALLRYKEYVETEVVPDFEIDDIREVLGIVEHFEKRAVEFQGGNGA from the coding sequence ATGTTGCGCGGAATCATATTTGATATGGATGGTACACTCACAAAACCAAAGGTTAATTTTGCCGCAATTGAACAGGAAATTGGCGCGCAAGTTGGATTTGTTATTGATTATGCGGAAAGGTCTAGTCCGGAGGAACGTGCAAGGGCAATGGAAATTCTTGAGCGTTATGAAGCACAGGCGGCGCTTGATTCGGAGCTGAATGAAGGAGTGCTGGAGATGTTGGAATGTCTCTCCAAAAGACGACTAAAACAGGCGCTCTTAACTCGTAACTCGCGTAAATCGGTAGAGACTGTATTGAATAAGCATAATCTACATTTCGACTTTATTGTAAGCAGGGATGATTCCAAGCCAAAACCGGCTCCTGATCCAATATTGTTGTTAAGTAAAAAGATGGATATTCACACGGATTATTTACTGATGGTTGGTGATTATAAGTACGACATTATGTGTGGTAAGGCCGCAGGAACAAAGACGGCGTTACTTCGCTATAAAGAATATGTTGAAACAGAAGTTGTTCCTGACTTTGAAATTGATGATATTAGAGAGGTTCTTGGCATTGTTGAGCATTTTGAAAAAAGAGCGGTAGAATTCCAGGGGGGAAATGGTGCATAA
- a CDS encoding molybdopterin-dependent oxidoreductase, translating to MKLTRRTFLQVAGTTGATLTFAKKAMAFRLLKPAVEVGNPLDAYPDRRWEYVYRDQYMYDRTFTFCCSPNDTHACRIRAFVRNDVMMRVEQNYDHQKYSDLYGNKATRNWNPRMCLKGYTFHRRVYGPYRLRYPVIRKGWKRWADDGFPELTPANKSKYLFDDRNNDEHLRASWDEAFTYAAKGIIHITKKYSGAEGAQKLIDQGYPKEMVDRMQEAGTRTFKGRGGMGLLGVTGKYGMYRFNNCLALVDAHNRGLGPDKALGGRNWSNYTWHGDQAPGHPFSHGLQTSDVDMNDVRFSKLLIQTGKNLIENKMPEAHWVTEVMERGGKIVVITPEYSPSAQKADYWIPIKNNTDTALFLGLTKILIDNKWYDADYVKQFTDFPLLVRTDTLKRLSPKDIIPNYELQDITDGPSYQIHGLKDYQREIVGDFVVWDAKSKGPKAITRDDVGKKLAAKGIDPALEGSFKVKTVDGKEIEVMTLLEMYKIHLRDYDIDSVVEMTNSPKELIERLAKDIATIKPVAIHYGEGVNHYFHATLMNRSYYLPVMLTGNVGYFGSGSHTWAGNYKAGNFQASNWSGPGFYGWVAEDVFRPNLDPYASAKDLKIKGRAQDEEVAYWNHSDRPLIVNTPKYGRKVFTGATHMPSPTKIMWFTNVNLINNAKHVYQMLKNVNPNIEQIMSTDIEWTGSIEYADFGFPANSWVEFQQYEITSSCSNPFFQIWGKSGIRPVYDSKDDINILAGMASKLGELLKDTRFEDNWKFALEGRSEVYINRLLDGSTTGHGYTCEDIMGGKYGEPGVALLLYRSYPRHPFWEQVHEDQPFYTPTGRLQAYNDEDEIIEYGENFIVHREGPEATQYLPNAIVSTNPYIRPDDYGIPESAEHWDERTVRNIKKSWAEVKKTENFLWKKGYQFYCVTPKSRHTVHSQWAVTDWNFIWNNNFGDPYRMDKRMPGVGEHQIHINPQAAKDLGIEDGDYVYVDANPADRPYEGWKPTDPFYKVSRLMLRAKYNPAYPYNCTMMKHSAWISTDKSVRAHETRPDGRALSEGSGYQSSFRYGSQQSITRDWSMPMHQLDSLFHKAKIGMKFVFGFEADNHCINTVPKETLVKITKAENGGIGGKGVWDPVKTGYTAGNENEFMNRFLNGDLVKVDV from the coding sequence ATGAAACTGACGAGGAGGACTTTCCTACAGGTGGCAGGCACGACAGGGGCAACCCTGACGTTTGCAAAAAAGGCGATGGCATTTCGGTTGTTGAAACCTGCTGTCGAAGTGGGAAATCCATTGGATGCCTATCCTGATCGTAGATGGGAATACGTTTACCGGGATCAGTATATGTACGACAGGACTTTTACCTTTTGCTGTTCACCAAATGATACCCACGCCTGCAGGATACGCGCATTCGTACGGAATGATGTGATGATGAGGGTAGAGCAGAATTATGATCATCAGAAATATTCTGATTTGTATGGAAACAAGGCGACAAGGAACTGGAATCCCAGGATGTGTTTAAAGGGATATACTTTCCATAGAAGGGTCTATGGTCCGTATAGGTTGAGGTATCCGGTAATTCGCAAGGGCTGGAAACGATGGGCCGATGATGGTTTTCCGGAATTGACACCGGCCAACAAGTCAAAATACCTGTTCGATGACAGGAATAATGATGAGCACCTGAGGGCATCATGGGATGAGGCGTTTACGTATGCCGCGAAGGGAATTATCCATATCACCAAGAAATACAGCGGTGCTGAGGGTGCCCAGAAGCTTATTGACCAGGGGTATCCTAAGGAGATGGTTGACAGAATGCAGGAGGCAGGAACACGCACATTCAAAGGTCGTGGAGGTATGGGTCTTCTTGGCGTTACGGGGAAATACGGGATGTACCGGTTTAATAATTGTTTGGCACTTGTTGATGCTCATAATCGGGGTCTGGGTCCGGATAAGGCCTTGGGCGGAAGGAACTGGTCAAATTACACCTGGCATGGTGATCAGGCTCCCGGCCATCCATTCTCGCATGGCTTGCAGACCTCCGATGTCGATATGAATGATGTAAGGTTTTCGAAACTGCTTATTCAAACGGGAAAAAATCTCATTGAGAACAAGATGCCAGAGGCCCATTGGGTTACAGAGGTGATGGAACGGGGTGGAAAAATCGTTGTTATTACCCCAGAATATAGTCCATCAGCACAAAAGGCTGATTACTGGATTCCCATCAAGAATAACACCGATACGGCATTGTTTCTTGGTTTAACCAAGATACTTATTGATAATAAGTGGTATGATGCCGATTACGTAAAGCAGTTTACCGATTTCCCATTACTGGTAAGGACTGATACCTTGAAGCGGTTGTCTCCGAAAGATATCATTCCGAATTATGAATTGCAGGATATAACCGATGGTCCCAGTTATCAAATTCATGGATTGAAAGATTACCAGAGAGAAATCGTAGGTGATTTTGTTGTCTGGGATGCAAAGTCGAAAGGGCCAAAAGCGATTACCAGGGACGATGTAGGCAAAAAACTGGCCGCAAAAGGCATTGACCCGGCATTAGAAGGCAGTTTTAAAGTGAAGACCGTTGATGGCAAAGAGATTGAGGTAATGACGCTTCTTGAGATGTATAAAATACACCTGAGAGATTATGATATTGATTCAGTGGTGGAAATGACCAATTCTCCAAAAGAGCTGATAGAAAGACTGGCAAAAGATATTGCTACGATTAAGCCGGTAGCGATCCATTATGGTGAAGGGGTAAATCATTATTTCCATGCGACATTGATGAATCGTTCTTATTATCTGCCGGTAATGTTGACGGGAAATGTTGGTTACTTTGGCTCCGGTTCGCACACCTGGGCCGGGAATTATAAGGCGGGTAATTTTCAGGCTTCAAACTGGAGCGGGCCGGGATTTTATGGTTGGGTTGCGGAAGATGTATTCAGGCCTAATTTAGATCCTTACGCCTCAGCGAAAGATTTAAAGATCAAGGGACGCGCTCAGGATGAGGAGGTCGCATACTGGAATCACAGTGATAGGCCTCTTATTGTTAATACCCCGAAGTATGGCCGTAAAGTGTTTACGGGCGCTACCCACATGCCTTCTCCGACGAAGATCATGTGGTTTACCAACGTAAACCTGATCAATAATGCAAAGCATGTGTATCAAATGCTGAAAAATGTGAATCCGAATATTGAGCAGATTATGTCGACCGATATTGAATGGACCGGCTCAATCGAGTATGCGGATTTCGGATTTCCTGCCAATTCATGGGTTGAATTTCAACAGTATGAGATTACCTCTTCCTGTTCGAATCCATTTTTCCAGATTTGGGGGAAAAGCGGTATTCGTCCTGTCTATGATTCCAAGGACGATATAAACATTCTTGCCGGTATGGCTTCAAAACTGGGAGAACTGCTGAAAGATACCCGTTTTGAGGATAACTGGAAGTTTGCGCTTGAGGGCAGGTCTGAGGTGTATATCAACAGGCTCCTGGATGGCAGTACTACCGGCCACGGATATACGTGTGAAGATATCATGGGAGGGAAATATGGGGAGCCGGGAGTGGCCCTGCTCTTATACCGTTCCTACCCAAGACATCCATTCTGGGAGCAGGTGCATGAAGATCAGCCGTTCTATACGCCGACAGGGAGATTGCAGGCATATAACGATGAAGATGAAATCATTGAATATGGTGAGAACTTTATTGTTCATCGCGAAGGCCCTGAGGCTACGCAGTATTTACCGAATGCCATCGTAAGTACGAATCCATACATCAGGCCGGATGATTATGGTATCCCTGAAAGTGCGGAGCATTGGGATGAAAGAACGGTAAGGAATATCAAGAAGTCCTGGGCAGAAGTCAAGAAGACAGAGAACTTCCTCTGGAAGAAGGGATATCAGTTCTATTGTGTAACGCCGAAATCAAGACATACGGTGCATTCACAGTGGGCGGTTACTGACTGGAACTTTATCTGGAATAATAACTTTGGTGACCCGTACCGGATGGATAAGAGAATGCCGGGTGTGGGTGAGCATCAGATACACATTAATCCTCAGGCTGCAAAAGATCTGGGTATTGAGGACGGTGACTATGTTTATGTAGACGCAAATCCGGCTGACAGGCCGTATGAAGGATGGAAACCGACTGATCCATTCTATAAGGTTTCAAGGCTTATGTTGCGGGCGAAATATAATCCAGCGTATCCATACAATTGTACGATGATGAAGCACTCCGCGTGGATATCAACGGATAAGTCTGTACGTGCACATGAAACACGGCCTGATGGAAGGGCCTTATCTGAAGGCTCTGGTTACCAATCCAGTTTTCGTTATGGTTCACAGCAGAGTATTACCAGAGACTGGTCGATGCCGATGCATCAGCTGGACAGCTTATTCCATAAGGCGAAAATTGGAATGAAGTTCGTGTTTGGTTTTGAAGCTGATAACCACTGTATCAATACCGTTCCGAAAGAGACACTGGTTAAGATCACGAAGGCTGAGAATGGTGGTATTGGAGGGAAGGGCGTTTGGGATCCAGTGAAAACCGGATACACTGCCGGGAACGAAAATGAATTTATGAATCGCTTCCTGAACGGTGATTTGGTAAAGGTCGATGTTTAA
- a CDS encoding potassium channel protein codes for MKNNLTSKIFKRLLWSGVSLLFVLSIGTFGYWLIGEKQASFLDCIYMTVVTISTIGYHEIIDLSAKPVGRGFTIFIAFLGIGTVAYMLSNFTAFIVEGDLRETFKRKKMEKIISNLHNHYIICGTGRVGFHIIKDLKAVQKHYVVIDSSHQTIEGILHTLPNLPYIQGDATDDAILIEAGIHRAKGIFAATDNDNWNLVISMTAKHLNPHIRVVTRCYEPKNVDKIKKAGADAVILPAFIGGLRMSSEMIKPTTVSFLDALTGNEDGNLLLEEIYVPNRFNGTSISDLDLARFPDTLLVTIKTPEGWIHNPPRNHIIKSDSIFIFMTTLQERKKLRHLLS; via the coding sequence ATGAAAAACAATCTTACTTCAAAAATTTTTAAAAGGTTACTATGGTCTGGCGTCAGCCTGTTGTTTGTTTTGTCGATTGGCACCTTTGGCTATTGGCTGATCGGGGAAAAGCAAGCTTCCTTTTTGGACTGTATTTATATGACCGTTGTTACTATTTCGACCATTGGATATCATGAAATTATTGATCTCTCTGCAAAGCCTGTAGGCAGAGGATTCACCATTTTTATTGCATTTCTCGGAATAGGAACCGTGGCATATATGCTTTCAAACTTTACCGCCTTCATCGTGGAAGGAGATTTACGGGAAACTTTTAAGAGGAAAAAAATGGAGAAAATCATTTCAAATCTACACAATCACTATATTATCTGTGGAACCGGGCGGGTGGGTTTTCATATTATAAAAGATCTGAAAGCGGTACAAAAGCATTATGTCGTGATAGATTCAAGCCACCAAACAATTGAAGGAATATTACATACACTCCCCAACCTTCCTTACATACAGGGCGATGCCACCGATGATGCCATACTCATAGAGGCAGGAATACATCGTGCGAAGGGGATCTTTGCCGCTACCGATAACGACAATTGGAATTTAGTTATCAGCATGACCGCAAAGCACCTGAATCCTCATATTAGGGTAGTCACAAGATGTTATGAACCAAAAAACGTTGACAAAATAAAAAAAGCCGGTGCAGATGCAGTAATTCTACCGGCTTTTATCGGTGGATTACGGATGTCCTCTGAAATGATTAAACCGACCACCGTTTCTTTTTTAGATGCCCTGACGGGAAATGAAGATGGCAATTTACTTTTAGAGGAAATTTATGTACCCAACCGATTCAACGGCACATCAATTTCTGATTTAGACCTGGCGAGGTTTCCAGACACGTTACTTGTGACCATTAAAACTCCTGAAGGTTGGATTCACAACCCGCCACGCAACCACATTATAAAATCTGACTCTATTTTTATCTTTATGACAACACTCCAGGAAAGAAAAAAATTGAGACATTTATTATCCTAG